A single region of the Brassica rapa cultivar Chiifu-401-42 chromosome A03, CAAS_Brap_v3.01, whole genome shotgun sequence genome encodes:
- the LOC103858269 gene encoding anthranilate synthase alpha subunit 2, chloroplastic isoform X1: MSAVSISSVKSNLSAVKAVAVTHHRPPPSFRCPSSLASLSSTTTTSLHCNDVSSISRSKLLPPSRLHPIKSSPSPTPSLAADSSANQLAKFKEAAEKGNLVPLYRCVFSDHLTPILAYRCLVKEDDRDAPSFLFESVEPGLQASNIGRYSVVGAQPTIEIVAKGNVVTVMDHGAGRRTVEEVDDPMVVPQKIMEEWEPQRIDELPEAFCGGWVGYFSYDTVRYVEKKKLPFSNAPEDDRSLPDVHLGLYDDVIVFDHVEKKAYVIHWVRIDKDRSVEDNYSDGMYQLESLVSRIQDQKPPKMPTGFIKLRTEQFGPKLEKSTMTSEAYKEAVLEAKEHILAGDIFQIVLSQRFERRTFADPFEIYRALRIVNPSPYMAYLQARGCILVASSPEILLRSKNRKITNRPLAGTVRRGKTPKEDLMQEKELLSDEKQCAEHIMLVDLGRNDVGKVSKPGSVEVEKLMNIERYSHVMHISSTVKGELLDDLTSWDALRAALPVGTVSGAPKVKAMELIDKLEVTRRGPYSGGFGGISFNGDMDIALSLRTMVFPTNTRYDTLYSYKHPQRRREGIAHIQAGAGVVADSNPEDEQRECENKAAALARAIDLAESSFLETPEVTRPRINNVLE, translated from the exons ATGTCTGCCGTTTCAATCTCCTCCGTCAAATCTAACCTTTCCGCCGTTAAGGCCGTAGCCGTTACACACCATCGACCGCCACCTTCCTTCCGGTGTCCGTCGTCGCTGGCCTCCCTCTCAAGTACTACTACTACTTCTCTACACTGCAATGATGTATCATCTATCTCCAGATCAAAACTCCTCCCACCCTCGCGTCTTCATCCTATCAAATCCTCTCCTTCACCAACCCCATCTCTAG CAGCAGATTCATCAGCAAACCAGCTGGCAAAGTTCAAGGAAGCAGCGGAGAAAGGAAACTTAGTTCCTCTATACCGATGCGTGTTCTCGGATCATCTCACACCTATACTCGCGTACCGTTGTTTGGTTAAAGAAGACGACAGAGACGCTCCCAGCTTCTTGTTTGAGTCCGTGGAGCCTGGTCTTCAAGCTTCCAACATC GGGAGGTACAGTGTAGTTGGAGCTCAACCCACTATTGAGATTGTAGCCAAGGGGAATGTTGTCACTGTCATGGACCATGGAGCTGGTCGTAGGACGGTGGAGGAAGTGGATGATCCGATGGTGGTTCCTCAGAAGATCATGGAGGAATGGGAACCTCAACGGATTGATGAACTGCCTGAAGCTTTCTGCG GTGGTTGGGTTGGATACTTCTCGTATGACACTGTGCGTTATgttgagaagaagaagcttcctTTTTCTAATGCTCCTGAGGATGATAGGAGTCTTCCTGATGTTCATTTGGGTCTTTATGATGATGTGATTGTCTTTGATCATGTCGAGAAG AAAGCGTATGTGATCCATTGGGTGCGGATAGATAAGGATCGTTCTGTTGAAGATAATTATTCTGATGGAATGTATCAGTTGGAATCTCTAGTCTCTAGAATCCAAGACCAGAAACC CCCCAAGATGCCGACTGGTTTCATAAAACTACGCACTGAGCAATTCGGTCCTAAGCTGGAGAAATCTACTATGACCAGTGAGGCATACAAGGAGGCAGTGTTGGAAGCCAAAGAACACATCTTGGCTGGAGACATCTTTCAGATAGTTCTTAGTCAGAGGTTTGAAAGGAGGACATTTGCGGACCCGTTTGAGATATATAGAGCTCTTAGGATTGTTAATCCAAGCCCTTACATGGCTTATTTACAG GCTAGAGGATGTATATTAGTTGCTTCAAGTCCAGAAATATTGTTACGCTCGAAAAAT AGGAAGATTACAAATCGCCCCCTTGCTGGAACTGTAAGACGAGGAAAGACACCCAAAGAAGATCTAATGCAAGAGAAAGAGCTCTTGAGCGATGAAAAACAGTGCGCAGAGCATATCATGCTTGTTGATTTGGGAAGGAACGATGTCGGCAAG GTTTCAAAGCCCGGTTCTGTGGAGGTTGAGAAGCTCATGAATATAGAACGTTATTCACATGTAATGCACATAAGCTCCACG GTAAAAGGCGAATTACTCGATGATCTAACAAGCTGGGACGCTCTTAGAGCTGCACTTCCCGTTGGAACAGTCAGTGGAGCCCCAAAG GTAAAAGCAATGGAGCTAATTGATAAACTAGAAGTAACGAGACGCGGTCCTTACAGTGGAGGCTTTGGAGGCATATCGTTTAACGGAGACATGGACATTGCCTTGTCTCTCAGAACAATGGTCTTCCCAACAAATACACGATACGACACATTGTACTCTTACAAGCATCCTCAGAGACGTCGAGAGGGGATTGCTCATATTCAGGCTGGAGCTGGAGTGGTGGCAGACAGTAACCCTGAGGATGAACAGAGGGAGTGTGAGAACAAAGCAGCGGCTTTAGCAAGAGCCATTGATCTTGCTGAGTCTTCTTTTCTTGAGACACCTGAGGTTACTAGGCCCCGCATCAACAACGTTTTAGAATAA
- the LOC103858269 gene encoding anthranilate synthase alpha subunit 2, chloroplastic isoform X2, translated as MSAVSISSVKSNLSAVKAVAVTHHRPPPSFRCPSSLASLSSTTTTSLHCNDVSSISRSKLLPPSRLHPIKSSPSPTPSLADSSANQLAKFKEAAEKGNLVPLYRCVFSDHLTPILAYRCLVKEDDRDAPSFLFESVEPGLQASNIGRYSVVGAQPTIEIVAKGNVVTVMDHGAGRRTVEEVDDPMVVPQKIMEEWEPQRIDELPEAFCGGWVGYFSYDTVRYVEKKKLPFSNAPEDDRSLPDVHLGLYDDVIVFDHVEKKAYVIHWVRIDKDRSVEDNYSDGMYQLESLVSRIQDQKPPKMPTGFIKLRTEQFGPKLEKSTMTSEAYKEAVLEAKEHILAGDIFQIVLSQRFERRTFADPFEIYRALRIVNPSPYMAYLQARGCILVASSPEILLRSKNRKITNRPLAGTVRRGKTPKEDLMQEKELLSDEKQCAEHIMLVDLGRNDVGKVSKPGSVEVEKLMNIERYSHVMHISSTVKGELLDDLTSWDALRAALPVGTVSGAPKVKAMELIDKLEVTRRGPYSGGFGGISFNGDMDIALSLRTMVFPTNTRYDTLYSYKHPQRRREGIAHIQAGAGVVADSNPEDEQRECENKAAALARAIDLAESSFLETPEVTRPRINNVLE; from the exons ATGTCTGCCGTTTCAATCTCCTCCGTCAAATCTAACCTTTCCGCCGTTAAGGCCGTAGCCGTTACACACCATCGACCGCCACCTTCCTTCCGGTGTCCGTCGTCGCTGGCCTCCCTCTCAAGTACTACTACTACTTCTCTACACTGCAATGATGTATCATCTATCTCCAGATCAAAACTCCTCCCACCCTCGCGTCTTCATCCTATCAAATCCTCTCCTTCACCAACCCCATCTCTAG CAGATTCATCAGCAAACCAGCTGGCAAAGTTCAAGGAAGCAGCGGAGAAAGGAAACTTAGTTCCTCTATACCGATGCGTGTTCTCGGATCATCTCACACCTATACTCGCGTACCGTTGTTTGGTTAAAGAAGACGACAGAGACGCTCCCAGCTTCTTGTTTGAGTCCGTGGAGCCTGGTCTTCAAGCTTCCAACATC GGGAGGTACAGTGTAGTTGGAGCTCAACCCACTATTGAGATTGTAGCCAAGGGGAATGTTGTCACTGTCATGGACCATGGAGCTGGTCGTAGGACGGTGGAGGAAGTGGATGATCCGATGGTGGTTCCTCAGAAGATCATGGAGGAATGGGAACCTCAACGGATTGATGAACTGCCTGAAGCTTTCTGCG GTGGTTGGGTTGGATACTTCTCGTATGACACTGTGCGTTATgttgagaagaagaagcttcctTTTTCTAATGCTCCTGAGGATGATAGGAGTCTTCCTGATGTTCATTTGGGTCTTTATGATGATGTGATTGTCTTTGATCATGTCGAGAAG AAAGCGTATGTGATCCATTGGGTGCGGATAGATAAGGATCGTTCTGTTGAAGATAATTATTCTGATGGAATGTATCAGTTGGAATCTCTAGTCTCTAGAATCCAAGACCAGAAACC CCCCAAGATGCCGACTGGTTTCATAAAACTACGCACTGAGCAATTCGGTCCTAAGCTGGAGAAATCTACTATGACCAGTGAGGCATACAAGGAGGCAGTGTTGGAAGCCAAAGAACACATCTTGGCTGGAGACATCTTTCAGATAGTTCTTAGTCAGAGGTTTGAAAGGAGGACATTTGCGGACCCGTTTGAGATATATAGAGCTCTTAGGATTGTTAATCCAAGCCCTTACATGGCTTATTTACAG GCTAGAGGATGTATATTAGTTGCTTCAAGTCCAGAAATATTGTTACGCTCGAAAAAT AGGAAGATTACAAATCGCCCCCTTGCTGGAACTGTAAGACGAGGAAAGACACCCAAAGAAGATCTAATGCAAGAGAAAGAGCTCTTGAGCGATGAAAAACAGTGCGCAGAGCATATCATGCTTGTTGATTTGGGAAGGAACGATGTCGGCAAG GTTTCAAAGCCCGGTTCTGTGGAGGTTGAGAAGCTCATGAATATAGAACGTTATTCACATGTAATGCACATAAGCTCCACG GTAAAAGGCGAATTACTCGATGATCTAACAAGCTGGGACGCTCTTAGAGCTGCACTTCCCGTTGGAACAGTCAGTGGAGCCCCAAAG GTAAAAGCAATGGAGCTAATTGATAAACTAGAAGTAACGAGACGCGGTCCTTACAGTGGAGGCTTTGGAGGCATATCGTTTAACGGAGACATGGACATTGCCTTGTCTCTCAGAACAATGGTCTTCCCAACAAATACACGATACGACACATTGTACTCTTACAAGCATCCTCAGAGACGTCGAGAGGGGATTGCTCATATTCAGGCTGGAGCTGGAGTGGTGGCAGACAGTAACCCTGAGGATGAACAGAGGGAGTGTGAGAACAAAGCAGCGGCTTTAGCAAGAGCCATTGATCTTGCTGAGTCTTCTTTTCTTGAGACACCTGAGGTTACTAGGCCCCGCATCAACAACGTTTTAGAATAA
- the LOC103858267 gene encoding UDP-glycosyltransferase 71D1, with product MGITELIFIPTPTVGHLVPFLEFARRLIDQDDRIRVTVILMKLQGQSHLDTYVKSIGSSQPFVRFIDVPELVEKPSFGSFQSVEAFVYDFIERNIALVRDIVMGILSSPGVLVKGIVADFFCLPMIDVTKDVNLPFYVFLTTNSGFLAMMQYLADRHSKDTSVFVRDSGEMLSIPGFVNPVPANVLPSALFIEDGYDAYVKLAILFSKAKGILVNSSFDLEPNSLKHFLNEQDYPSVYAVGPIFNPKAQPHPEQDMARRDELMKWLGDQPEGSVVFLCFGSMGRLRGDQVKEIARGLELCQCRFLWSLRTEEVANEDPLPEGFLDRVRGRGVICGWSPQVEILSHKAVGSFVSHCGWNSIVESLWFGVPIVTWPMYAEQQLNAFMMVKELKLAVEMKLDYRVLVDELVSANEIERAIRGVMMNKDDNNLVRKRVIDVSQMVRKATLNGGGSSYTATAKFIQDVTGIKP from the coding sequence ATGGGGATTACAGAGCTCATCTTCATCCCAACACCGACTGTTGGTCATCTTGTTCCTTTCCTTGAGTTTGCTAGGCGTCTCATTGACCAGGATGATAGGATCCGTGTCACCGTCATCCTGATGAAGCTACAAGGTCAGTCTCATCTGGATACCTATGTTAAGTCAATTGGCTCGTCTCAGCCCTTTGTTAGATTCATTGATGTCCCTGAGTTAGTAGAGAAACCATCATTTGGTAGTTTTCAGTCTGTGGAAGCCTTTGTGTACGATTTTATTGAGAGAAACATCGCTCTTGTGAGAGATATAGTCATGGGTATCTTATCTTCTCCTGGAGTCTTGGTGAAAGGGATTGTTGCTGATTTCTTCTGTCTCCCCATGATTGACGTTACAAAAGATGTAAATCTTCCTTTTTATGTCTTCTTGACTACAAACTCCGGGTTCCTAGCTATGATGCAGTATCTAGCAGACCGACATAGTAAAGACACATCGGTTTTTGTAAGAGATTCTGGAGAAATGTTGTCGATTCCTGGGTTTGTAAACCCTGTCCCAGCCAACGTTCTACCGTCAGCTCTGTTTATTGAAGACGGTTATGATGCTTATGTTAAACTGGCGATTTTGTTTAGCAAGGCCAAGGGGATCCTAGTGAATAGCTCCTTTGATCTTGAGCCTAACTCTCTGAAACATTTTCTTAATGAGCAGGACTACCCTTCTGTTTATGCCGTTGGCCCCATATTTAACCCCAAGGCCCAGCCTCATCCAGAACAGGACATGGCCCGTCGTGACGAGTTGATGAAATGGCTTGGTGATCAGCCAGAGGGGTCAGTTGTGTTTCTTTGTTTTGGGAGTATGGGCAGGCTGAGAGGTGATCAAGTGAAGGAGATAGCACGTGGACTTGAGCTTTGTCAGTGCAGATTCCTCTGGTCACTCCGCACTGAAGAGGTGGCAAATGAAGATCCTTTGCCCGAGGGATTCCTTGACCGTGTCAGGGGACGAGGAGTGATATGTGGTTGGTCTCCTCAGGTGGAAATACTATCCCACAAGGCAGTGGGAAGTTTTGTTTCTCACTGTGGATGGAACTCAATAGTAGAGAGTTTATGGTTTGGTGTGCCAATAGTGACGTGGCCCATGTATGCAGAGCAACAGCTCAACGCGTTTATGATGGTGAAGGAGCTGAAGCTCGCGGTGGAGATGAAGCTTGATTACAGGGTACTTGTTGATGAGCTTGTAAGTGCAAACGAGATAGAGAGAGCGATTCGGGGTGTGATGATGAACAAGGATGATAATAATTTGGTGAGGAAGAGAGTGATAGATGTCTCTCAGATGGTGCGGAAAGCTACCTTGAATGGTGGTGGATCTTCGTATACGGCTACTGCCAAATTTATACAGGACGTGACAGGAATCAAGCCTTAG
- the LOC103858265 gene encoding F-box/LRR-repeat protein At2g29910 — protein MSAQKVSMRSRDFISSMPDEVLGKILSFVPTRLAASTTVLSKRWRNLLSLVDTLDFSDEIGNPEGFSDFVDATLDLLSNSHSIVKSFSLSCKHEKSRVDSWIRTVLESGFLELHLKIVSTQCIESQLFTSNTLVQLTLYGGFCFDGTLTPPRSGVFFPNLKTLNLVSVWFWDDNMFEFLISGYPFLDVLLLHYGASDGLGLSSSIGVSNPSLKRLTVSYHFLAPDVEVFRTPSLVYFD, from the coding sequence ATGTCTGCTCAAAAGGTCTCTATGCGTTCTAGAGATTTTATCAGCAGTATGCCAGATGAGGTTCTCGGCAAAATCCTGTCGTTTGTTCCGACAAGACTTGCTGCTTCCACAACGGTTCTGTCCAAAAGGTGGAGGAACTTGCTTTCTCTTGTAGACACCCTTGATTTCAGTGACGAGATTGGTAACCCTGAAGGCTTCTCTGATTTTGTGGACGCAACACTTGATCTCCTAAGCAACTCTCACTCAATCGTAAAATCATTCTCTCTGAgctgtaaacatgaaaagtctCGAGTGGACAGTTGGATTCGCACCGTCCTTGAGAGCGGCTTCTTGGAGCTTCACTTGAAAATCGTATCTACGCAGTGTATAGAATCTCAGCTCTTCACGAGTAACACACTAGTCCAGCTTACTTTGTACGGTGGGTTTTGTTTCGATGGCACTCTCACTCCTCCTCGAAGTGGCGTCTTTTTCCCAAACCTCAAAACACTTAATCTCGTTTCTGTTTGGTTTTGGGATGATAATATGTTTGAGTTTCTCATCTCGGGCTACCCCTTTCTTGATGTACTGTTACTACATTATGGTGCTTCTGATGGGCTGGGATTGAGTTCTTCCATTGGTGTCTCCAATCCTTCCCTTAAGAGGCTTACCGTCTCTTACCATTTTCTTGCTCCTGATGTTGAAGTGTTTCGGACACCTAGTCTTGTCTACTTTGACTAA
- the LOC103858269 gene encoding anthranilate synthase alpha subunit 2, chloroplastic isoform X4 produces MDHGAGRRTVEEVDDPMVVPQKIMEEWEPQRIDELPEAFCGGWVGYFSYDTVRYVEKKKLPFSNAPEDDRSLPDVHLGLYDDVIVFDHVEKKAYVIHWVRIDKDRSVEDNYSDGMYQLESLVSRIQDQKPPKMPTGFIKLRTEQFGPKLEKSTMTSEAYKEAVLEAKEHILAGDIFQIVLSQRFERRTFADPFEIYRALRIVNPSPYMAYLQARGCILVASSPEILLRSKNRKITNRPLAGTVRRGKTPKEDLMQEKELLSDEKQCAEHIMLVDLGRNDVGKVSKPGSVEVEKLMNIERYSHVMHISSTVKGELLDDLTSWDALRAALPVGTVSGAPKVKAMELIDKLEVTRRGPYSGGFGGISFNGDMDIALSLRTMVFPTNTRYDTLYSYKHPQRRREGIAHIQAGAGVVADSNPEDEQRECENKAAALARAIDLAESSFLETPEVTRPRINNVLE; encoded by the exons ATGGACCATGGAGCTGGTCGTAGGACGGTGGAGGAAGTGGATGATCCGATGGTGGTTCCTCAGAAGATCATGGAGGAATGGGAACCTCAACGGATTGATGAACTGCCTGAAGCTTTCTGCG GTGGTTGGGTTGGATACTTCTCGTATGACACTGTGCGTTATgttgagaagaagaagcttcctTTTTCTAATGCTCCTGAGGATGATAGGAGTCTTCCTGATGTTCATTTGGGTCTTTATGATGATGTGATTGTCTTTGATCATGTCGAGAAG AAAGCGTATGTGATCCATTGGGTGCGGATAGATAAGGATCGTTCTGTTGAAGATAATTATTCTGATGGAATGTATCAGTTGGAATCTCTAGTCTCTAGAATCCAAGACCAGAAACC CCCCAAGATGCCGACTGGTTTCATAAAACTACGCACTGAGCAATTCGGTCCTAAGCTGGAGAAATCTACTATGACCAGTGAGGCATACAAGGAGGCAGTGTTGGAAGCCAAAGAACACATCTTGGCTGGAGACATCTTTCAGATAGTTCTTAGTCAGAGGTTTGAAAGGAGGACATTTGCGGACCCGTTTGAGATATATAGAGCTCTTAGGATTGTTAATCCAAGCCCTTACATGGCTTATTTACAG GCTAGAGGATGTATATTAGTTGCTTCAAGTCCAGAAATATTGTTACGCTCGAAAAAT AGGAAGATTACAAATCGCCCCCTTGCTGGAACTGTAAGACGAGGAAAGACACCCAAAGAAGATCTAATGCAAGAGAAAGAGCTCTTGAGCGATGAAAAACAGTGCGCAGAGCATATCATGCTTGTTGATTTGGGAAGGAACGATGTCGGCAAG GTTTCAAAGCCCGGTTCTGTGGAGGTTGAGAAGCTCATGAATATAGAACGTTATTCACATGTAATGCACATAAGCTCCACG GTAAAAGGCGAATTACTCGATGATCTAACAAGCTGGGACGCTCTTAGAGCTGCACTTCCCGTTGGAACAGTCAGTGGAGCCCCAAAG GTAAAAGCAATGGAGCTAATTGATAAACTAGAAGTAACGAGACGCGGTCCTTACAGTGGAGGCTTTGGAGGCATATCGTTTAACGGAGACATGGACATTGCCTTGTCTCTCAGAACAATGGTCTTCCCAACAAATACACGATACGACACATTGTACTCTTACAAGCATCCTCAGAGACGTCGAGAGGGGATTGCTCATATTCAGGCTGGAGCTGGAGTGGTGGCAGACAGTAACCCTGAGGATGAACAGAGGGAGTGTGAGAACAAAGCAGCGGCTTTAGCAAGAGCCATTGATCTTGCTGAGTCTTCTTTTCTTGAGACACCTGAGGTTACTAGGCCCCGCATCAACAACGTTTTAGAATAA
- the LOC103858269 gene encoding anthranilate synthase alpha subunit 2, chloroplastic isoform X3 encodes MSAVSISSVKSNLSAVKAVAVTHHRPPPSFRCPSSLASLSSTTTTSLHCNDVSSISRSKLLPPSRLHPIKSSPSPTPSLDSSANQLAKFKEAAEKGNLVPLYRCVFSDHLTPILAYRCLVKEDDRDAPSFLFESVEPGLQASNIGRYSVVGAQPTIEIVAKGNVVTVMDHGAGRRTVEEVDDPMVVPQKIMEEWEPQRIDELPEAFCGGWVGYFSYDTVRYVEKKKLPFSNAPEDDRSLPDVHLGLYDDVIVFDHVEKKAYVIHWVRIDKDRSVEDNYSDGMYQLESLVSRIQDQKPPKMPTGFIKLRTEQFGPKLEKSTMTSEAYKEAVLEAKEHILAGDIFQIVLSQRFERRTFADPFEIYRALRIVNPSPYMAYLQARGCILVASSPEILLRSKNRKITNRPLAGTVRRGKTPKEDLMQEKELLSDEKQCAEHIMLVDLGRNDVGKVSKPGSVEVEKLMNIERYSHVMHISSTVKGELLDDLTSWDALRAALPVGTVSGAPKVKAMELIDKLEVTRRGPYSGGFGGISFNGDMDIALSLRTMVFPTNTRYDTLYSYKHPQRRREGIAHIQAGAGVVADSNPEDEQRECENKAAALARAIDLAESSFLETPEVTRPRINNVLE; translated from the exons ATGTCTGCCGTTTCAATCTCCTCCGTCAAATCTAACCTTTCCGCCGTTAAGGCCGTAGCCGTTACACACCATCGACCGCCACCTTCCTTCCGGTGTCCGTCGTCGCTGGCCTCCCTCTCAAGTACTACTACTACTTCTCTACACTGCAATGATGTATCATCTATCTCCAGATCAAAACTCCTCCCACCCTCGCGTCTTCATCCTATCAAATCCTCTCCTTCACCAACCCCATCTCTAG ATTCATCAGCAAACCAGCTGGCAAAGTTCAAGGAAGCAGCGGAGAAAGGAAACTTAGTTCCTCTATACCGATGCGTGTTCTCGGATCATCTCACACCTATACTCGCGTACCGTTGTTTGGTTAAAGAAGACGACAGAGACGCTCCCAGCTTCTTGTTTGAGTCCGTGGAGCCTGGTCTTCAAGCTTCCAACATC GGGAGGTACAGTGTAGTTGGAGCTCAACCCACTATTGAGATTGTAGCCAAGGGGAATGTTGTCACTGTCATGGACCATGGAGCTGGTCGTAGGACGGTGGAGGAAGTGGATGATCCGATGGTGGTTCCTCAGAAGATCATGGAGGAATGGGAACCTCAACGGATTGATGAACTGCCTGAAGCTTTCTGCG GTGGTTGGGTTGGATACTTCTCGTATGACACTGTGCGTTATgttgagaagaagaagcttcctTTTTCTAATGCTCCTGAGGATGATAGGAGTCTTCCTGATGTTCATTTGGGTCTTTATGATGATGTGATTGTCTTTGATCATGTCGAGAAG AAAGCGTATGTGATCCATTGGGTGCGGATAGATAAGGATCGTTCTGTTGAAGATAATTATTCTGATGGAATGTATCAGTTGGAATCTCTAGTCTCTAGAATCCAAGACCAGAAACC CCCCAAGATGCCGACTGGTTTCATAAAACTACGCACTGAGCAATTCGGTCCTAAGCTGGAGAAATCTACTATGACCAGTGAGGCATACAAGGAGGCAGTGTTGGAAGCCAAAGAACACATCTTGGCTGGAGACATCTTTCAGATAGTTCTTAGTCAGAGGTTTGAAAGGAGGACATTTGCGGACCCGTTTGAGATATATAGAGCTCTTAGGATTGTTAATCCAAGCCCTTACATGGCTTATTTACAG GCTAGAGGATGTATATTAGTTGCTTCAAGTCCAGAAATATTGTTACGCTCGAAAAAT AGGAAGATTACAAATCGCCCCCTTGCTGGAACTGTAAGACGAGGAAAGACACCCAAAGAAGATCTAATGCAAGAGAAAGAGCTCTTGAGCGATGAAAAACAGTGCGCAGAGCATATCATGCTTGTTGATTTGGGAAGGAACGATGTCGGCAAG GTTTCAAAGCCCGGTTCTGTGGAGGTTGAGAAGCTCATGAATATAGAACGTTATTCACATGTAATGCACATAAGCTCCACG GTAAAAGGCGAATTACTCGATGATCTAACAAGCTGGGACGCTCTTAGAGCTGCACTTCCCGTTGGAACAGTCAGTGGAGCCCCAAAG GTAAAAGCAATGGAGCTAATTGATAAACTAGAAGTAACGAGACGCGGTCCTTACAGTGGAGGCTTTGGAGGCATATCGTTTAACGGAGACATGGACATTGCCTTGTCTCTCAGAACAATGGTCTTCCCAACAAATACACGATACGACACATTGTACTCTTACAAGCATCCTCAGAGACGTCGAGAGGGGATTGCTCATATTCAGGCTGGAGCTGGAGTGGTGGCAGACAGTAACCCTGAGGATGAACAGAGGGAGTGTGAGAACAAAGCAGCGGCTTTAGCAAGAGCCATTGATCTTGCTGAGTCTTCTTTTCTTGAGACACCTGAGGTTACTAGGCCCCGCATCAACAACGTTTTAGAATAA
- the LOC103858268 gene encoding pleckstrin homology domain-containing protein 1-like: MENLWRIATGQDPNRQDYEGIEFWSNPERSGWLTKQGDYIKTWRRRWFVLKRGKLLWFKDQSSALTRGSIPRGVISVGDCLTVKGAEDVVNKPFAFEISSGNITMFFIADNEKEKEEWINSIGRSIVQHSRSVTDSEVLDYDQRR, from the coding sequence atGGAGAATCTCTGGCGAATCGCTACAGGCCAGGACCCGAACCGGCAAGATTACGAAGGAATCGAGTTCTGGTCCAACCCGGAGCGATCAGGCTGGCTCACAAAGCAAGGCGATTACATCAAGACCTGGCGACGACGCTGGTTCGTGCTCAAGCGAGGGAAGCTCCTGTGGTTCAAGGATCAATCCTCCGCCTTAACCCGCGGATCGATCCCGCGTGGGGTGATCTCGGTGGGAGACTGTCTCACCGTGAAAGGAGCTGAGGACGTGGTGAACAAGCCTTTCGCCTTCGAGATTTCGAGCGGGAACATCACCATGTTCTTCATAGCTGATAacgagaaggagaaggaggagtGGATCAACTCTATTGGAAGGTCGATCGTGCAGCACTCGAGATCGGTTACTGATTCTGAAGTCCTTGATTATGATCAAAGGCGgtga